The sequence below is a genomic window from bacterium.
GCCGGCTATCCAAACCTGACGGGGCTTGGTACATTCAGCCATGGATGACCTGATCCGCCAGCATCTGGGCGAGAGACAAACCAGCGGCGTCCGGGAGGAATTCTCCCAGAACACGCTCGGTCAGCTCATCCAGACCCTGGAGAACATGGCGGCCGAGGGGCGCGACCCCATCCGGGTCGTGTACGGCTGGCGGGACGCCCTTTATCCGGATCTGCCCCTGCTCCCCGTCAACCGCCAGCTTCCCTCTTCGTCCTACCAGGACCTGAGCGCGCACCTGGGCCAGGACGCCACCACCCTGCTCTACCTCTTCGACGACGGGGCCTCCGCCTTCAGCCTGCTCGGCCAGCTGGTGGACAATCCGGAGATCAGCGTCTTCCAGCAGCGACTGCCGGTGCGCGCCCTCTGGAGCTTCGACCGCACCTTCCAGCAGGAGCTGCTGGCCGAGCTGGAGCGCCGGTTGCCTTTCCACCGCCTGCCCCTGGACGATCAGCCAAGGCGCAACGGGTTGGCGGCCCGCTTCCACGGCCGCCTCATCAAGTTCCTTGAGGAGAGCCTGCTGGAGACGCGCCAGTCGCTCAACCTGATCACCGGCATCCTGCGCGTGCAGAAGACGATCAGTCGCGAGTTGGACTTCGAGCGTCTGCTGGAGCTGATTGGCGACACCCTGATCGAGACCTTCCATTTCCAGTTGGGTGAGCTGGAACTCTACGACGCCGAGGAGTCCCGCCTCGTCCACCAGGTCACCTGGAACATGGACAGCCCGGGGCAGACACTCAGCCGCAACCTGCAGATCCTGCTTGACGTGGAGCAGGAGCGCTCCCTCTTCCTGGCGGGCGCCCCGGTCGTGCTCGAGGCCCTGCGCCGCCACCCCCTCGTCCTCAACCACCGCCTGGTGGAGATCCTGGGCCTGCGTTTCGCCATCCTGCTGCCGCTCTTCGCCGGCGACGAGAAAGTGGGCCTGCTCAAGCTCTACTACGGCCACCCCGAGGTGATCAGTCCCACGCGCCTGGCCTGGCTGGAGGAGCTGTCCAACCTGATGGCCAGCGCCATCCTCAACGCCCGCGAACATACCCGCGTCTTCGAGCTGGCCACCAAGGACGGCCTGACCAGCCTGCACAACCGCCGCTACTTCGAGGAGCAGTTCAACCTGGAACTGGCCCGCACACGCCGTACCGGCGCCCGGCTCAGCCTGCTCATGCTGGACGTGGACCACTTCAAGACCTACAACGACCGCAACGGCCACCTGGCTGGCGACGAGGTGCTGGTGCAGGTGGCGCGCCTCGTCAAGCAGAACATCCGCTCGGTGGATCTCATCGCCCGCTACGGCGGGGAGGAGTTCATCATCCTGCTCACCGGCGCCGACATCTTGGTGGGCCGCACCGTGGCCGAGAAGATCCGCGCCGCCATCGCCGACCATCCCTTCCCCCACGGCGGGGGACAACCGGGTGGCCGCCTGACCGTCTCCATCGGCGTGGCGGAGATGAAAAGCTCGACCCGCGCCCTCGAGGAGATGATCCGCCGGGCCGACGCCGCCCTCTACCGGGCCAAGGAGCAGGGACGCAACCGGGTGCAGACGGACGGATGAGGATGGTGTCCGTCCCCGCCCCGCCCCAATGCCAGCCCACTGGCCCGGCCGTCCCCGAGCGGGGGCCGGCCCTGCTCATCCCGGCCTTCCAGGCTGCCCGCAGCCTGCCCGTCCTCCTGGGCGAGATTGCCCGGGGCCTGCCGGGGCTGCCCGTGCTGGTGGTGGACGACGGTTCCACCGACGACACGACCCAGGCCGCCCGCGCGGGCGGCGCCGAGGTCTTCCGCCACCTGCGCAACCAGGGCAAGGGCGCGGCCCTGGCCCGCGGCTGGAGCCTGCTCTTCCGCCGCGGACATGCCGCCGTGCTCTGCCTGGACGCCGATGGCCAGCATGATCCGGCCGAGGCCAAGGCCTTCCTCGACCTGTGGCGTCGCGAGCGGCCCGATCTGATCGTGGGGGACCGCGGCCTGGGGGAGGCGTCCATGCCCTGGGACCGCCGCCTCTCCAACCGCCTCTCCACCCTGGTGCTGCGCCGACGGACGGGCTTGCCGCTGACGGACAGCCAGTGCGGCTTCCGCCTGCTGACGCGCTCCCTCTGGGAGGGGCTGCGGCTCCGCGGCCGCGCCTATGACCAGGAGAGCGAGCTGCTGCTGCAGGCGGCGGCGCTGGGCGCGCGGGTGCGGCAGGTGCCGGTGGTCCAACGTCCGGCCCGGGCGGACAGCCACGTGCGGCGCGGGCCGGATCTCCTGCGCTTCCTGGCCCGGCTGGCCGAGGGCGCCGCCGCGCTGGAGGACGAGGAGACATGAGCGAACATCTCGAGGAGGCCCGCCGCGAGATGGTGGAGCGGCATCTGCGGGCCCGCGGCATCCGCGACGAGCGGGTGCTGGGGGCCATGGCGCGCCTGGAGCGCCATCGTTTCGTGGACGGTCCCATGATGGCCCGCGCCTATGAGGACCGTCCCCTCCCCATCGGCCAGGGACAGACGATCAGCCAGCCCTACATCGTCGCCCTGATGACGGAGGCCCTCCAGCTGACGGGTGACGAGCGCGTGCTGGAGGTGGGCACAGGCAGCGGCTACCAGGCCGCCCTGCTCAGCCTCCTCTGCGAGCGGGTCTACACCATCGAGCGGCACAGCGAGCTGCTCGTCCGCGCCCGCCGCGTCTTCGACGAGCTGGGGCTGGCCAACATCGTCAGCCGCCGCGGGGACGGCAGCATCGGCTGGCCGGCCGAGGCCCCCTTCGACCGCATCATCGTCACCGCCGGCGCCCCGGCCGTGCCCGACTCCCTGGCCCGGCAGCTGGCCCTGGGCGGCCGCCTCGTGCTGCCCGTGGGCGACCGGCGCGAGCAGGAGCTGAAGATCGTCGACCGCCTCTCGGACAGCGCCTTCCGGGGCCGCACGGCCGGGGCCTGCACCTTCGTGCCGCTGCTGGGCAAGGAGGGCTGGGCCGCCGGCACCCCCTGACCACCACTCCACACTGGAAGGGACCTCATGCTTCGTCGCCTCTACCACTGGGTTCTCCACTGGGCCGACCACCGCTGGGCCGTGCCCGCCCTGGCGCTGCTGGCCTTCGCCGAGTCCAGCTTCTTCCCGGTGCCACCCGACGTGCTCCTCATCGCCCTGACGCTGGGTCGGCCGCGGCGGGCCTGGTGGTACGCCGGGGTCTGCTCGCTGGGGTCGGTGGCCGGCGGCGTGCTGGGCTACCTGATCGGCGCCCTGCTGTGGGAGGCGGTCCAGGGCTGGTTCATCCCCCTCCTCTTCAGCCAGGAGATCTTCGACCACGTGGCCGGCCTCTACGGTCGCAATGCCTTCTGGGCCATTTTCACGGCGGCCTTCACGCCCATCCCCTACAAGGTCTTCACCATCGCGGCGGGGGTCTTCCACGAACAGGTGGCGCTGGGCGTGCTGGTGCTGGCCTCGGCCCTGGGCCGCCCCCTGCGCTTCTTCCTGGTGGCCGGACTGCTGCGTTTCTTCGGCGAGCCGATGAAGGCCTTCATCGAGCGCTGGTTCGACTGGCTGGCCCTCGCTTTCGCCGTGCTCCTGATCGGCAGCTTCCTCCTCGTCAAGCTGATCGGAGGCTGAGCGGGAGCGGCCGGGCCGGCCGGGACGAGTGCCGGGCGGCGGACCGGTCGCGGCCGGAAGCCGGTACGAATGCGAGTGGACGAAGGAATCCGCATTTGCCACCTTCGGCCATCACCAGTCACCCAGAAAGGAGCCGCATAATGGCCGACAAGGCGCGCAAATTCCCGGAGAACGTTCCCGGCAAGTTCTATGTGGACGAGGACTGCATCTGCTGCGGTGCCTGCGTGGACGCCGCCCCCAACAACTTCAAGGAATCCGCGGGCGGAGACTACGATTACGTCTACAAGCAGCCGGAGAACGAAACGGAATTGCAGCAGTGCAAGGACGCCATTGCCGAGTGCCCCGTCAACTGCATCGGGGACGACGGCGAAGACTGATTCCTGGCCGCGACGACCGATGGGGGCGCCACCAGGCGCCCTTTTTCATGGAGGGACGATGGCCTGCACGGCGGAGGACCTTTACCGGACGCTGATCGAGGATGCCCGCCGGCTGGTGGAGGCGGCCGCCCACCGGCTGCGGGAGAGCGGCCCGGAGGACGGCGCCGTGTCCTCCGGCTGGACCGCCGCCCAGGTGCTGGGTCACCTCTGGGACAGCGCCCAGGTCAACCATCTGCGCCTGCTGCGCGGCATGGCAGGGGATGATCTCATCTTTCCCGGCTACGACCAAGATGCCTGGGTGGGAGTCCAGGATCCCGCCACCCTGCCCTGGGAGCTTCTGGTGGAGGGCTGGCGCGCCGACAACCTGCGCCTGCTGCACCTGGCCGGCCGCCTGGAGCCGGTCCTGCGCACGCGGCTCCACCCCCGGCACAGCCTGGACCGCATCGGCTGGCAGCCTCATCCCGCCCACCTGCCCGCCTCCCTCGAGCATCTCATCCGCGACTACCTGGGCCACCTGCGCCATCACCTGCGCCGCCTCTCGCCCGCCCTTGTCCCGCCGTCCAGCATGCCCGCGGCCCTGGACCGCGCCGTCCTGCCCCTGCGCACGGGCCGGCTCGTGCTGGAGCCGCTGCGGACGGAGGATGTGGACGAGCTTGCCCCCATCCTGGCGGATCCGGCCGTGGTGCGGCACCTGCCCGGTCCGCCGCGCAGCCGCGAGCAGACGGCCAAGACGATCGCCCATTTCGTCGCCCACCAGGAACGGCTTGGTTTCAGCGCCTGGGCCCTGCGCATGCGGGAGGACGGGCGCCTGGCCGGCTGGTGCGGCCTGGCCGAGTTGGACGGCACGGGCGAGGTGGAGCTGCTCTACTGCCTGGGCACCCATGCCTGGGGCCGTGGCATCGCCAGCGAGGCGGCCCGCGCCTGCCTGGCTTGTGCCCGCGACCAGCTGGGCCTGCCCCGCCTGGCCGCCGTGGTGGCGCCGGACAACCAGGCCAGCCGGCGCGTCCTGGCCACGTGCGGCCTGGATCAGCGCCGTCCCGCCCGCCACTTCGGCCTGGAGCTGGAGTGGTGGCAGATCGACTTTGACAAGGAGCCGACATGAAGCTGATCATCCCGACCCTCTGTCTTGTCCTCTGGCTGGGCTGCGGCGGCAGCCCGCCCGCCCCCGCGCCGCCAGTGGAGGCGCCGCCGGAGGCCCCGGCCGACACGGCCTTCGCCTTGCGCTCCGACGCCTTCGCCGACGGCCAGGCCATCCCCGCCCGCTACACCTGCGAGGGCCTGGATCTCTCGCCGCCCCTCGCCTGGACGCCGCCGCCGCCGGGCACGCTCAGCCTGGCTCTGCTCGTCCGTGATCCGGACGCCCCCGATCCGGCGGCTCCCACCCGGACCTGGACCCACTGGCTCCTGCTCAACCTGCCGCCCGCGGCGGGCGTCCTGCCCGAGCAGGCGGGCAACGAGAGCCGCACGGGCGTTCCCGCCGGAGCGCTGGACGGACTCAACGACTGGGGGCGCGGCGGCTGGGGCGGCCCTTGCCCGCCCGTGGGCCGCCACCGCTACCAGTTTCTCCTGTTCGCCCTGGATACCCTGCTGCCCCTCCGCGCCGATTGGTCGCGGGAGGAACTGGAGCTGCTGGGGGAGACACGGGCCCTGGCCGTGGCGCAGGTGACCGGCACCTACCAGAAGTCAGCGCCATGAGCGGGGCGGCCCTCCACCCGGCCCTCGCCCGCCCCCTGCCCGGCGAGGCGGCCCCCGCCTACGACGCCTACCTGGCCGCCTGCCCGGTGGGCGACCTGCGCCACCTGCTGGCGGAGCAGGCCACCGCTTTCCGTCGGGAGCTGGCCGGCCTGGACGAGGCGGCCGGTGCCCACCGCTACGCGCCCGGCAAATGGAGCCTGGCCCAGTTGGTGGGGCACCTGGCCGACACGGAGCAGATCCTGCTTGGCCGCGCCCTGCGCCTGGCCCGCGGCGACAGCCGCCCCCAGCCGGGTTTCGACGAGGACGCCTACGCCGCCGCCTGGACGCCCTCCCTGGCGCGGGAGCGGGAGCGCTGGCTGGAACAGCGCGGCCAGACTTGTCGCTTCTTCACCAACCTGGCGCCGGAGGACTGGCTGCGGCCGGGCCTGGTGGAGGACCGGCCCGTCTCCGTGCGTGCCCTGGGCTGGATCATCGCCGGCCACCTCGAGCACCATCTGCGCAGCCTGCGCCAGCGCTACCGGCCGGGCCTGGACCCGACGCCCGGCGAACCGGGCGCCCCGGGGGAGCCCCGCCCGGCGGCGGACGCCTGTCGCGTCTGGCGCGCCGGCGAGGCGGAGCAGGTGCTGGACCGGGAGGGCATCCAGGGCTGGCGGCTGGTCCGCGAGCAGGATCGGCGCCTCATCCGCCTGCACCTGGCGGCGGGATCCGCGCTGGCGCCGCATCCCGTGCCCGACCGGGCCCTCTTCTGGCTGGCGGCGGGACGGGGCCGCCTCACGGTGGAGGGCCGGACGGTGGAGCTGGCCGGCGGCGACGCCGCCCTGGTCGCCGCCGGCGCCACGCGGGGCTGGGAGGCCATGACCGACCTCGACCTGCTGGTGGTGCGTGGCTGGCCGGAGGACTGAGCCCTTCGGGCCGGAGGATTCCCAGGGCGGGCCGTACTCGGTGCGGCCCCTTGACGCAGCCGCGCTGCGCCTGCGGGCTTGCGCCCCGCACTGGGCGACTTGGATTCGTCATCATCCGTCATTTCACGTGACTCGGTCAGCAGGGTCGGGGGTGGCATGAAGGGCGGGTTGCACCACGTGGAGATCTACGTCGCCGACCTGCCCGCGGCCAGGGAGTTCTGGCCCTGGTGGCTGGGCGAGCTGGGCTGGGAACCCTTCCAGGACTGGGCGGATGGCTTCAGCATGCTGCTGGGCGACACCTATCTCGTCTTCGTCCAGGCCACCCTGCTGGACCAGGCCTTCCACCGGCGGCGGCCGGGCCTCAACCACCTTGCCTTCCGCGCCGCCCACCGCGCCCAGGTGGACCGTCTGACGGGCGAGCTGCGCCGCCGCGGCTGGACCATCCTCTATCCCGAGCGCCATCCCCGCGCCGGGGGCGGCGACAGCTACTCCCTCTTCTTCGAGGGTCCGGAGCGCTTGAAGATCGAGCTGACGGTGGACGGCGAGGCCGCGGCGGACGGTCCGGCGACGGGGGCGTGATGGCGGCCGGGCCATCAGCCAGGCGATGACGATCCATCGCTCCAAGGGATACATCCTCTCGACGCAGGGATGATCAAGGTGGATTTGGCTCGGCCCAATGGCCGGCACTTCCGATGTTGGGCCCGCGGCGTGGCCAAGTCCAACAGGCTGCTTGGCGTGCGCCGGGAGGAGGACCCGTGGCTTTGAGGCGATTGGATCACTGGCTGGACAGGCTGGAGCAGGCACGCTCCCTGGACCCGGCGGATCGGGCCGCCGTCTGCCTGGAGACCCTGGCCGAGGCCCCCGGTCCGGCCGTGGCCCGCGCCCTCAAGGGCCTGCGCCGCCTCGGGCACGACGGCTACGCCGAGACGGCGCTGGCCGCCTTCCCCCGCCTCTGCCACGACGGGCTGCGGATCGATCCGGGCTGCGCCGGCCGCCGGGCCATCGCCGAGGGCCTGCTGGCGCTGGACTGGACCCAATCCGAACCCTGGTGGGAGGGCCTGGGCATCGTCCAGTGGGAACCGGTCTATGGCGGGCGGGTGGACGCCGGGGCGGGCCTGCGCGGCCTCTGCGCCCTGGGCCTGGTGCGCAGCGGGGACACACGCGCCCCCCTGGCCCTGGCGCGCCTGCTGGCCGATCCGGAGGTGGAGGCCCGTCGCGGTGCCGTGCGCGCCCTGCGCGAGGCCCCCTCGCTTTGGGCCCTGCCTCTGCTCGCCCATCGCGCCCTGCTCCGGGCCGAGGATCTGGACGCCCAGCTGGACATCCTCCACGGCCTGCTCGAGCGGGAGGACGAGGCGGCCTTCCACTTGGTGGCGGACCTGCTGGCGGACGCCGACGGGGAAAGCCGCGAGGCGGCGGCCATCGCCCTGGGCGAGCGGGGCGGTGACGCGGGCGCCCGCCTGCTGTGGTGCCGTCTGGCGGAGGAGGTCCTGCCGCCGCGCCGGCGCCCCCTCTGGCTGGGATTGGCCCTGTCGCGCTGCGACGAGGGCCGCCCGCGGCTGCTGCGCCATCTGGCCACCGCCCCCGCGATGCAGGTGAGAGAGGCGGCCTGGGCCCTGGACGGCCTGCGTGACGAGGAGTTGACGACCGTCCTGGCCGGACCGGAGGAGCGGCGGCCATGAACTGGACACCCCGCCATGGTTGGTGCGTCCTGCGCGTGGTCCTCCATCGCCACGAGGGGGAGTTCCTCGCCGCGCAACTGCGGGACGCCGGCATTCCGGCCGAGCTCTTCGGCGATGATTGCGGCGGTCTGGGACTGGGCCTGCCCATGTCGATGGGACTGGCCCTCTATGTCAACGAGACCGACCTGGCCGCCGCCCGCGAGCTGCTGGACCCCTCCGGGGAGAGGCCGTGAACGGTGGCCTCTTCAGTCGCGCCAGCTTGCTCACCGAGGGGGAGCTGGTGCTGGGTCTGCTCGTGATCGCCTGGATGATGGGCGGGGTGGCCCTGGCCTGGTCCGGCCGGCGCGCCGCCCACGTGGCGGCCATGAAGGCCCTGCCGCCGTTGATGGCCCTGTTTCTTGTCGTCTTCGTGGCCGGCGCCCTGACCCGGGGTGGCGTGGAGGCGCTGGGCGACGGCGCCCGGCAGGCCCTCCTCGCCCTGCTCATCCTCCATGTCGTCCTCTCCCTGGCCGGCGGCCTGCTCTTGGTGCACGTGCTGCGACAGGGCTGGCGGGCGGCCGGATCCGACCCCGTCCGCGCCGCCGCAGCCCTGGGCCGGCATCGCCGCTGGGCCGGCTTCACGGCGGGCTTCTGGCTGGTCAACGGCCTGCTGGGCGTCCTCGTTTTCCTGCTGGCCTACGTCGTGTGAGCGGCCATGCTTGAACTCCCCATCCCCGGCCGCCGGGACCTCCAGCTGCGCCATCTGGTC
It includes:
- a CDS encoding sensor domain-containing diguanylate cyclase; its protein translation is MDDLIRQHLGERQTSGVREEFSQNTLGQLIQTLENMAAEGRDPIRVVYGWRDALYPDLPLLPVNRQLPSSSYQDLSAHLGQDATTLLYLFDDGASAFSLLGQLVDNPEISVFQQRLPVRALWSFDRTFQQELLAELERRLPFHRLPLDDQPRRNGLAARFHGRLIKFLEESLLETRQSLNLITGILRVQKTISRELDFERLLELIGDTLIETFHFQLGELELYDAEESRLVHQVTWNMDSPGQTLSRNLQILLDVEQERSLFLAGAPVVLEALRRHPLVLNHRLVEILGLRFAILLPLFAGDEKVGLLKLYYGHPEVISPTRLAWLEELSNLMASAILNAREHTRVFELATKDGLTSLHNRRYFEEQFNLELARTRRTGARLSLLMLDVDHFKTYNDRNGHLAGDEVLVQVARLVKQNIRSVDLIARYGGEEFIILLTGADILVGRTVAEKIRAAIADHPFPHGGGQPGGRLTVSIGVAEMKSSTRALEEMIRRADAALYRAKEQGRNRVQTDG
- a CDS encoding glycosyltransferase family 2 protein, which produces MRMVSVPAPPQCQPTGPAVPERGPALLIPAFQAARSLPVLLGEIARGLPGLPVLVVDDGSTDDTTQAARAGGAEVFRHLRNQGKGAALARGWSLLFRRGHAAVLCLDADGQHDPAEAKAFLDLWRRERPDLIVGDRGLGEASMPWDRRLSNRLSTLVLRRRTGLPLTDSQCGFRLLTRSLWEGLRLRGRAYDQESELLLQAAALGARVRQVPVVQRPARADSHVRRGPDLLRFLARLAEGAAALEDEET
- a CDS encoding protein-L-isoaspartate(D-aspartate) O-methyltransferase; the protein is MSEHLEEARREMVERHLRARGIRDERVLGAMARLERHRFVDGPMMARAYEDRPLPIGQGQTISQPYIVALMTEALQLTGDERVLEVGTGSGYQAALLSLLCERVYTIERHSELLVRARRVFDELGLANIVSRRGDGSIGWPAEAPFDRIIVTAGAPAVPDSLARQLALGGRLVLPVGDRREQELKIVDRLSDSAFRGRTAGACTFVPLLGKEGWAAGTP
- a CDS encoding VTT domain-containing protein, coding for MLRRLYHWVLHWADHRWAVPALALLAFAESSFFPVPPDVLLIALTLGRPRRAWWYAGVCSLGSVAGGVLGYLIGALLWEAVQGWFIPLLFSQEIFDHVAGLYGRNAFWAIFTAAFTPIPYKVFTIAAGVFHEQVALGVLVLASALGRPLRFFLVAGLLRFFGEPMKAFIERWFDWLALAFAVLLIGSFLLVKLIGG
- a CDS encoding ferredoxin — encoded protein: MADKARKFPENVPGKFYVDEDCICCGACVDAAPNNFKESAGGDYDYVYKQPENETELQQCKDAIAECPVNCIGDDGED
- a CDS encoding GNAT family N-acetyltransferase; its protein translation is MACTAEDLYRTLIEDARRLVEAAAHRLRESGPEDGAVSSGWTAAQVLGHLWDSAQVNHLRLLRGMAGDDLIFPGYDQDAWVGVQDPATLPWELLVEGWRADNLRLLHLAGRLEPVLRTRLHPRHSLDRIGWQPHPAHLPASLEHLIRDYLGHLRHHLRRLSPALVPPSSMPAALDRAVLPLRTGRLVLEPLRTEDVDELAPILADPAVVRHLPGPPRSREQTAKTIAHFVAHQERLGFSAWALRMREDGRLAGWCGLAELDGTGEVELLYCLGTHAWGRGIASEAARACLACARDQLGLPRLAAVVAPDNQASRRVLATCGLDQRRPARHFGLELEWWQIDFDKEPT
- a CDS encoding YbhB/YbcL family Raf kinase inhibitor-like protein, whose product is MKLIIPTLCLVLWLGCGGSPPAPAPPVEAPPEAPADTAFALRSDAFADGQAIPARYTCEGLDLSPPLAWTPPPPGTLSLALLVRDPDAPDPAAPTRTWTHWLLLNLPPAAGVLPEQAGNESRTGVPAGALDGLNDWGRGGWGGPCPPVGRHRYQFLLFALDTLLPLRADWSREELELLGETRALAVAQVTGTYQKSAP
- a CDS encoding DinB family protein, which codes for MSGAALHPALARPLPGEAAPAYDAYLAACPVGDLRHLLAEQATAFRRELAGLDEAAGAHRYAPGKWSLAQLVGHLADTEQILLGRALRLARGDSRPQPGFDEDAYAAAWTPSLARERERWLEQRGQTCRFFTNLAPEDWLRPGLVEDRPVSVRALGWIIAGHLEHHLRSLRQRYRPGLDPTPGEPGAPGEPRPAADACRVWRAGEAEQVLDREGIQGWRLVREQDRRLIRLHLAAGSALAPHPVPDRALFWLAAGRGRLTVEGRTVELAGGDAALVAAGATRGWEAMTDLDLLVVRGWPED
- a CDS encoding VOC family protein, with the translated sequence MKGGLHHVEIYVADLPAAREFWPWWLGELGWEPFQDWADGFSMLLGDTYLVFVQATLLDQAFHRRRPGLNHLAFRAAHRAQVDRLTGELRRRGWTILYPERHPRAGGGDSYSLFFEGPERLKIELTVDGEAAADGPATGA
- a CDS encoding DUF420 domain-containing protein — encoded protein: MNGGLFSRASLLTEGELVLGLLVIAWMMGGVALAWSGRRAAHVAAMKALPPLMALFLVVFVAGALTRGGVEALGDGARQALLALLILHVVLSLAGGLLLVHVLRQGWRAAGSDPVRAAAALGRHRRWAGFTAGFWLVNGLLGVLVFLLAYVV